The following coding sequences are from one Lycium ferocissimum isolate CSIRO_LF1 chromosome 3, AGI_CSIRO_Lferr_CH_V1, whole genome shotgun sequence window:
- the LOC132050995 gene encoding protein SMALL AUXIN UP-REGULATED RNA 51-like: protein MAIKKSNKMPQSAVLKQILKRCSSLGKKNNYNDDDDENGLPIDVPKGHFAVYVGENRTRYIIPISFLSYPQFQCLLHRAEEEFGFDHDMGITIPCEEIVFQSLISSMLR from the coding sequence atggccataaaaaaatcaaacaagatGCCACAATCTGCCGTTTTGAAGCAAATCTTGAAAAGGTGTTCGAGTTTgggaaagaaaaataactaCAACGACGACGACGACGAAAATGGCCTTCCAATTGACGTGCCCAAAGGTCATTTTGCTGTTTACGTAGGAGAAAATCGAACACGATACATAATACCAATTTCTTTCTTGAGTTACCCACAATTTCAGTGTCTTCTCCATCGTGCTGAAGAAGAATTTGGCTTTGATCATGATATGGGCATTACCATTCCATGTGAAGAAATCGTTTTCCAATCCTTAATTTCGTCCATGTTGCGGTAG
- the LOC132050996 gene encoding auxin-induced protein 15A-like: MARGLVGIAHAKNKLLRSISHKNGSVSAATTTNYVPKGHFAVYVGETCRRFAVPIAYLNHPLFQDLLHWAKEEFGYSHPMGGLTIPCSEDYFISLTSLLKSS; encoded by the coding sequence atggCAAGGGGTTTAGTTGGTATAGCTCATGCCAAAAACAAGCTTCTCCGATCGATTTCACATAAAAATGGAAGCGTGTCAGCAGCAACCACAACTAATTATGTTCCAAAGGGTCATTTTGCAGTTTATGTTGGTGAAACATGTAGGAGATTTGCTGTTCCAATAGCATATTTGAATCATCCTTTGTTTCAAGATTTGTTACATTGGGCCAAAGAAGAGTTTGGATATAGTCATCCCATGGGTGGTCTAACAATTCCATGCAGTGAAGATTACTTCATTAGTCTCACTTCTCTACTTAAGTCTTCATAG